The following proteins are encoded in a genomic region of Bernardetia sp. MNP-M8:
- the recN gene encoding DNA repair protein RecN, whose protein sequence is MLKHLLIDNYALIEHLEIQPDSHLNVITGETGAGKSILRGALGLLAGNRADTKVLLNPDGKCVIEGTFDIANYNLKKVFEKEDIEYDTTCIIRRQIAPNGRSRAFINDMPVPLDSLKRIAVRLMDIHAQHDTMQLFSNDYQRDVLDLYANTKTLLEMYGQEFKQYRKIIKKYEELKNEEIRLRKEYDYNMHLLEELEKADLEKIDKEELEQELERLENVDFIRTQMSIAFNSLSDEEYSAENILREAVHALSKTSSFSSSFNALYERLNSAMIEIQDISKEIESESGELVTDEETAGIVKQILSALYHLENKHNVQSSEELIIIRDEIADKVRKVENFDDDLKDLKEDILRSKSYLTDLANQLTEQRKSVVEDTQNQINYLLGELGMPNARFQIEITPIALSPSGADLVEFWFSANKGISPQPLKDVASGGEFSRLMLCIKYRLAKHISLPTLVFDEIDTGISGEIALKMGKIIQEMSKIHQVLIISHLPQVASQGSTHYFIYKDNSADRTVSRIKKLSNDERVKEIAQMIGGSTPSTSTYNSAKELLQVK, encoded by the coding sequence ATGCTTAAACATTTGCTTATCGATAATTATGCGCTCATAGAGCATTTAGAAATCCAGCCAGATTCTCACCTCAACGTCATTACGGGCGAGACAGGTGCAGGAAAGTCTATTTTGCGTGGTGCATTAGGGCTTTTGGCAGGAAACCGAGCTGATACAAAAGTTCTTCTCAATCCTGATGGCAAATGTGTCATTGAGGGAACTTTTGATATTGCAAACTATAATCTTAAAAAAGTTTTTGAGAAAGAAGATATTGAATATGATACTACGTGTATTATCCGTAGGCAAATTGCACCAAACGGTCGTTCAAGAGCTTTTATTAATGATATGCCTGTTCCCTTGGATTCTCTCAAAAGAATTGCTGTTCGTTTGATGGACATTCACGCCCAGCACGATACCATGCAGCTTTTTTCGAATGATTATCAAAGAGATGTTTTGGATTTATATGCCAATACAAAAACTCTTTTAGAGATGTATGGACAAGAGTTTAAACAGTATAGAAAAATTATAAAGAAATATGAAGAGCTAAAAAATGAAGAAATTCGTCTTCGAAAAGAGTACGATTATAATATGCACCTTTTGGAAGAATTAGAAAAAGCAGATTTAGAGAAAATCGATAAAGAAGAACTAGAGCAAGAATTAGAACGTCTTGAAAATGTAGATTTTATCAGAACTCAAATGTCTATTGCCTTCAATTCTCTGTCTGATGAAGAATATTCGGCTGAAAATATTTTGAGAGAAGCTGTTCATGCGCTTTCAAAAACAAGTTCATTTTCGTCTTCTTTCAATGCACTGTACGAACGTTTGAATAGTGCAATGATAGAAATTCAAGATATTTCGAAAGAGATTGAAAGCGAATCTGGAGAGTTAGTAACGGATGAAGAAACGGCAGGAATTGTGAAACAGATTTTGAGTGCATTGTATCATTTGGAAAACAAGCACAATGTTCAGAGTAGTGAAGAATTGATAATTATTCGTGATGAAATTGCTGATAAAGTAAGAAAAGTAGAGAATTTTGATGATGACTTGAAAGACTTAAAAGAGGATATTTTAAGAAGTAAATCCTACTTGACAGACTTAGCAAACCAACTTACAGAACAAAGAAAATCTGTGGTAGAAGATACACAAAACCAAATAAATTATCTTTTGGGTGAATTAGGAATGCCAAATGCTCGTTTTCAAATCGAAATTACACCGATTGCTCTTAGTCCTTCAGGTGCTGATTTGGTAGAATTTTGGTTTTCTGCAAATAAGGGAATTTCACCACAACCCTTGAAAGATGTAGCTTCTGGTGGAGAATTTTCTCGTTTGATGTTGTGTATAAAGTATCGTTTGGCAAAACACATTTCACTTCCTACACTCGTTTTTGATGAAATTGATACAGGTATTTCTGGCGAAATTGCCCTTAAAATGGGTAAAATCATTCAAGAGATGTCCAAAATACACCAAGTTTTAATTATTAGTCATTTGCCACAAGTTGCTTCTCAAGGAAGTACACATTACTTTATTTATAAAGATAACTCGGCAGACCGTACTGTTTCAAGAATCAAAAAACTATCAAACGATGAGCGAGTGAAAGAAATTGCTCAAATGATTGGAGGTTCTACGCCAAGTACGAGTACATATAATAGTGCAAAGGAGCTTTTGCAGGTGAAGTAA
- a CDS encoding M1 family metallopeptidase, protein MNKSLRFSSILPTLFAALFFVSTSFFVSSCKPTQSTTDTSTKKDSTNTANDFLVPIEESENQFKKDIPEPIWKPKKGSYHATKTKEFDLIHTKLNITPDWERQWVYSTATLTVQPHFYDQNKIDLDAKGLAIESIKLLAGSSKNETTKPLRWDYDGKWLTVRLDREYTKEEKITVEINYIAKPNEAIWTNSVLSNIEEEGFFFINPEGKTKGKPRQIWTQGETSNNSMWFPTFEAPNFRGTQEVFITVADSLQTLSNGRLVSSQKNEDGTRTDYWKMEKSHAPYLTMVAVGEFAIIEDKWKDVPLYYYTEKWHAPYAKDVFGKTPEMIEFYSNYLDYPYPWEKYAQIIVRDYTSGAMENTSASVFMEGLMVDKRSVQDHDWEGIISHELFHQWFGDLMTAESWANLAMNESFADYGEYLWLEHSKGKKEADQNIANEKSSYLREAQAKREPIIRYFYTSENDMFDSHSYAKGAVVLNMLRYHIGEEAFKISLQKYVKANAFKAVELDNLRLIVEEVTGQDLTWFFNQWLMEAGHPELNIDQNYQDGTLKMTITQTQDLRYSPIYRLPLEIDIWENGKSTRHKFTLDKAEQIFEFKTESKTIKPELVVFDPSGYLLAQKNQEERTAQEWRLIAKNYENYIPKISALYNLAGSVENDTTFNLLMEVAKNNDFAPYRTQAIRSLGEYNLENLENPEAQDVEKKITEIVTLLKEMALSDKDNLTRASAIDIVSQYGAFPKLWEQTLKDSSYFVISNTIYSLINVYNVEALDKIEPFENIEERHIVYAIAEYYSVYGIKGKYDWFVKNADRISGTEMSYFLNHFTQYLINQPKDIQKKGIEYLVYQAKTNSNVQTRKDAYQSLTVLKNAFEEELKLELEIEQKMDDIRNQEKDRRVTEFQQALGF, encoded by the coding sequence ATGAATAAATCGCTACGTTTCTCTTCCATTCTGCCTACACTTTTCGCAGCTCTTTTTTTCGTTTCTACTTCGTTTTTTGTGTCTTCGTGTAAGCCTACACAATCTACCACAGATACTTCTACTAAAAAAGACTCCACAAATACAGCAAATGATTTTCTTGTTCCTATAGAAGAATCTGAAAATCAATTTAAAAAAGATATTCCAGAACCAATTTGGAAGCCTAAAAAGGGAAGTTATCACGCTACCAAAACAAAAGAATTTGATTTAATTCATACAAAACTTAACATCACTCCAGATTGGGAAAGACAATGGGTTTACTCAACAGCTACTCTGACAGTTCAGCCTCATTTTTATGACCAAAACAAAATTGATTTAGATGCAAAAGGATTAGCCATCGAATCTATAAAACTACTGGCTGGAAGCTCAAAAAACGAAACTACAAAGCCTTTACGTTGGGATTATGATGGAAAATGGCTGACTGTTCGTTTGGATAGAGAATATACAAAAGAAGAAAAAATAACAGTAGAAATAAATTATATCGCCAAACCAAATGAAGCGATTTGGACAAATAGTGTGCTTTCAAATATTGAAGAAGAAGGTTTTTTCTTTATTAATCCAGAAGGCAAAACAAAAGGAAAACCAAGACAAATTTGGACACAAGGTGAAACTTCAAATAACTCCATGTGGTTTCCTACTTTTGAAGCACCAAATTTTAGAGGAACACAAGAAGTTTTCATTACAGTAGCCGATTCTTTACAAACACTTTCAAATGGAAGATTGGTTTCTTCTCAAAAAAATGAAGATGGAACACGTACAGATTATTGGAAAATGGAAAAATCACATGCGCCTTATTTAACAATGGTTGCAGTAGGAGAATTTGCCATTATTGAAGACAAATGGAAAGATGTGCCTCTGTATTATTATACCGAAAAATGGCACGCACCGTATGCAAAAGATGTTTTTGGTAAAACGCCTGAAATGATAGAATTTTATTCTAATTACTTAGACTATCCTTATCCTTGGGAAAAATACGCTCAAATTATTGTTCGGGATTACACTTCTGGAGCAATGGAAAACACAAGTGCTTCCGTTTTTATGGAAGGACTTATGGTAGATAAACGTTCGGTTCAAGACCACGACTGGGAAGGAATTATTTCTCACGAACTTTTTCATCAGTGGTTTGGAGATTTGATGACTGCCGAATCTTGGGCAAACTTAGCGATGAATGAATCTTTTGCAGACTATGGTGAATATCTTTGGTTAGAACACAGCAAAGGAAAAAAAGAAGCTGACCAAAATATTGCCAATGAAAAATCAAGTTACCTTAGAGAAGCACAAGCCAAAAGAGAACCCATTATTCGTTATTTCTATACGAGTGAAAATGATATGTTTGACTCTCATTCCTATGCAAAAGGGGCAGTAGTTTTGAATATGTTACGTTATCATATTGGAGAGGAAGCTTTCAAAATTTCACTTCAAAAGTATGTAAAAGCAAATGCTTTTAAAGCTGTTGAATTGGATAATTTGAGATTAATTGTAGAAGAAGTTACAGGACAAGATTTGACTTGGTTTTTTAATCAATGGCTTATGGAAGCTGGTCATCCAGAACTAAATATTGACCAAAACTATCAGGATGGAACCCTCAAAATGACTATTACTCAAACACAAGATTTGCGTTATTCTCCTATTTATCGTCTGCCTTTAGAAATTGATATTTGGGAAAATGGAAAATCTACAAGACATAAATTTACGCTAGATAAAGCAGAGCAGATTTTTGAATTCAAGACAGAAAGTAAAACTATAAAACCTGAGTTAGTTGTCTTTGACCCTTCTGGTTATCTTTTAGCTCAAAAAAATCAAGAGGAAAGAACAGCGCAAGAATGGCGTTTGATAGCAAAAAATTATGAAAATTATATTCCAAAAATATCTGCTTTGTATAATTTGGCTGGTTCAGTAGAAAATGATACAACTTTCAATTTATTAATGGAAGTAGCTAAAAATAACGATTTTGCACCATACAGAACACAAGCTATTCGTTCACTAGGAGAATACAATCTTGAAAACTTGGAAAACCCAGAAGCTCAAGATGTTGAGAAAAAGATTACAGAAATCGTAACTTTACTCAAAGAAATGGCTCTTAGTGATAAAGACAACCTAACTCGTGCATCTGCTATTGATATTGTTTCACAATATGGAGCTTTTCCAAAACTTTGGGAACAAACTCTAAAAGATTCTTCTTATTTTGTAATTAGTAATACGATTTATTCTTTAATAAATGTTTATAATGTAGAGGCTTTAGACAAAATCGAACCATTCGAAAATATCGAAGAGCGTCATATTGTTTATGCGATTGCTGAATATTATTCTGTGTATGGAATTAAAGGAAAATATGATTGGTTTGTAAAAAATGCAGATAGAATTTCGGGAACAGAAATGAGTTATTTTTTAAATCATTTTACCCAATATCTTATCAATCAGCCTAAAGATATTCAGAAAAAAGGTATTGAGTATTTGGTCTATCAAGCCAAAACAAACTCCAATGTTCAGACTCGTAAGGATGCGTATCAATCGCTTACTGTTCTGAAAAATGCGTTTGAAGAAGAGCTAAAATTAGAATTAGAAATCGAACAAAAAATGGATGACATCAGAAATCAAGAAAAAGACCGTAGAGTAACCGAATTCCAACAAGCTCTTGGTTTTTAA
- a CDS encoding FtsL-like putative cell division protein has product MAKIQNTFKHIEEEKEIKIPTKRGFWRNLAEWDFTVDQDFLFRIMPYVLYVSFFGIIYIANRHYTERVVREVTQLRQEVEEYQIDYHALQTRYVYDSRRQVVAKKAERLGLKEREKPLVRISE; this is encoded by the coding sequence ATGGCAAAAATTCAAAATACATTCAAACATATTGAGGAAGAAAAAGAAATCAAAATTCCTACAAAAAGAGGTTTTTGGAGAAATCTAGCTGAGTGGGATTTTACCGTTGACCAAGATTTTTTGTTTCGAATTATGCCTTATGTTTTATATGTTTCTTTTTTCGGAATTATTTATATTGCAAATCGTCATTATACAGAACGAGTAGTTAGAGAAGTTACACAGCTTCGCCAAGAAGTAGAAGAATATCAAATTGATTATCATGCTTTACAAACTCGTTATGTGTATGATAGCAGAAGACAAGTAGTAGCTAAAAAAGCCGAACGACTAGGCTTAAAAGAAAGAGAAAAACCATTAGTAAGAATATCGGAATAA
- a CDS encoding IS110 family transposase, which yields MQTYQTFLGIDVSRNHLDCTLLKDGVIVSQKQIKNNLASIESYLAKLETQIDISFLLVCLEPTGVYINFLLTALLDKKMNVWVENALQIKQSMGFTREKNDKEDAYRIALYAFRFQDRCKLYTPVSQSIKTLKTLQLVRKNLIKCKKQLETFWKESQKFETEQQNEYLTEHLQKPVEQIKEQIIAVEKSMKNVIRNDEKLKELYRLTTSVVGVGDVTAIKLLVVTQGFTKFKSAKQLACYAGVVPFEKSSGNHKGKPRVSKIADKSLKTLLHMCALAAIKVKGGELSEFYERKIKEGKNKMSVLNALRNKILQRVVACVQNNKIYERQGVGFQNAA from the coding sequence ATGCAAACTTATCAAACTTTTTTAGGAATCGATGTAAGTCGCAATCATTTAGATTGTACTTTATTGAAAGATGGTGTTATAGTAAGCCAAAAGCAAATTAAAAATAACTTAGCTTCAATAGAGAGTTACTTAGCAAAATTAGAAACTCAAATAGATATTTCTTTTTTATTAGTTTGTTTAGAGCCTACAGGCGTATATATAAATTTTTTATTGACTGCACTACTAGACAAAAAAATGAATGTTTGGGTAGAGAATGCCCTTCAAATAAAACAATCTATGGGCTTTACTAGAGAAAAAAATGACAAAGAAGATGCCTATAGAATAGCTTTGTATGCTTTTCGTTTTCAAGACCGTTGCAAACTGTATACCCCTGTAAGTCAGTCTATTAAAACCTTAAAAACATTGCAATTAGTTCGTAAAAATTTAATCAAATGCAAAAAACAACTGGAAACATTTTGGAAAGAATCTCAAAAATTTGAAACAGAACAACAAAATGAATACTTAACAGAACATCTACAAAAGCCAGTAGAGCAGATAAAAGAACAAATTATAGCAGTAGAAAAAAGCATGAAAAATGTAATTAGAAATGATGAGAAATTAAAAGAACTCTATCGACTCACTACTTCTGTTGTTGGAGTAGGAGATGTAACAGCTATAAAATTACTTGTTGTTACACAAGGTTTTACAAAGTTTAAATCTGCTAAACAACTAGCTTGTTATGCTGGTGTTGTTCCCTTTGAAAAATCATCAGGTAACCACAAAGGAAAGCCAAGGGTATCAAAAATAGCTGATAAATCACTTAAAACATTGTTACATATGTGTGCTTTAGCTGCTATAAAAGTAAAAGGGGGAGAATTAAGTGAATTTTATGAACGTAAAATAAAAGAAGGCAAAAATAAAATGAGTGTTTTGAATGCTTTACGAAATAAAATACTTCAACGTGTAGTAGCTTGTGTACAAAATAACAAAATCTATGAAAGACAAGGAGTAGGATTTCAAAATGCAGCATAA
- a CDS encoding iron ABC transporter permease, with amino-acid sequence MQKIKSIFSSSLSYFLVIALLLVWSMPILYLFTAFDGESSTAWKHISENLLLDYTLGSFKMLFGVSLGVLFFGVPTAWLVSTTHFFGRKFFEWALVLPLAIPAYILAYTYAATLSYTGGVGIFLREMGLPSVSIMSDFGGIFILALALYPYVYAVTKTAFSNQLGSVWEASKMLGKSSFYTFFKIVLPLARPFIFGGLFLVTMEVLNEYGTFKYYGIQTFTTGIFSAWAKFGDVKAALRLALCLLGVIVFLVILEKNQRGRMAFSDDKNTAQMPRKKLNLYQQILAFSFCSLIFCFAFGFPVVQLLFWTVKEFQAKGISEVLNQEIYDLASHTVTLAFLSAFVVVVVAILLGLFQKRISSLSVVGGDTDNGKKKINLAFIKNYPFSLLFQKSISRIATMGYAVPGAVIAVGVLGVFLWIDKKLYSFVLSTFDIKIGLFISGTVVSLIYAYSVRFLSVGFQPIESQLLKIGNSLESASRMLGKNSTQTFFKITLPLLRPAMLTALLLVFVDVSKELPLTLILRPFNYDTLATKAYELADQEFVAQSALPALLIILISLLPAILLSQISKKK; translated from the coding sequence ATGCAAAAAATAAAATCGATTTTTTCCTCTTCTTTGTCTTATTTTTTAGTAATTGCTCTACTTTTAGTGTGGAGTATGCCAATTTTATATCTTTTTACGGCATTTGATGGAGAAAGTAGTACAGCGTGGAAACATATTTCTGAAAATCTTTTATTGGATTATACATTAGGCTCTTTCAAAATGCTTTTTGGTGTGAGTTTGGGAGTGCTTTTTTTCGGTGTTCCTACAGCTTGGCTTGTTTCTACAACTCATTTTTTTGGACGTAAATTTTTTGAATGGGCATTAGTTTTGCCACTTGCTATTCCTGCTTACATTTTAGCTTATACGTATGCTGCAACACTTTCTTATACAGGTGGAGTTGGTATTTTTCTGAGAGAAATGGGTTTGCCTTCTGTTTCGATTATGTCTGATTTTGGGGGGATTTTTATTTTAGCTTTGGCTTTATACCCTTATGTTTATGCAGTAACCAAAACAGCTTTTTCAAATCAATTAGGTAGTGTTTGGGAGGCTTCAAAAATGCTTGGCAAATCTTCTTTCTATACTTTTTTTAAAATTGTTTTGCCACTTGCTCGTCCGTTTATTTTTGGAGGACTTTTTCTTGTTACGATGGAGGTTTTGAATGAATACGGAACATTTAAATATTACGGAATTCAGACTTTTACAACAGGGATTTTTAGTGCTTGGGCAAAATTTGGAGATGTAAAAGCTGCTCTGCGATTAGCTTTGTGTCTTTTGGGTGTTATTGTCTTTTTAGTGATTTTAGAGAAAAATCAGCGTGGCAGAATGGCTTTTTCAGATGATAAAAATACAGCACAAATGCCACGAAAAAAATTGAATCTGTATCAACAAATTTTAGCATTTAGTTTTTGTAGTCTTATTTTTTGTTTTGCCTTTGGATTTCCTGTTGTACAACTTCTTTTCTGGACAGTCAAAGAATTTCAAGCCAAAGGAATCAGTGAAGTTTTGAATCAAGAAATTTATGACCTTGCTTCTCATACAGTGACTTTAGCTTTTTTGAGTGCATTTGTTGTAGTTGTTGTGGCTATTTTATTAGGTCTTTTTCAAAAACGAATTAGTAGTTTGAGTGTCGTTGGTGGGGACACCGACAACGGCAAAAAGAAAATAAATTTAGCCTTCATAAAAAACTATCCATTTTCATTACTCTTTCAAAAATCTATCAGTCGGATTGCTACAATGGGTTATGCTGTTCCAGGGGCTGTGATTGCTGTGGGTGTGTTGGGTGTTTTCCTTTGGATTGATAAAAAACTGTATTCGTTTGTACTTTCAACTTTTGATATAAAAATTGGTTTATTTATTTCTGGAACTGTAGTTTCTTTGATTTATGCGTATTCTGTGCGTTTTTTGTCAGTGGGTTTTCAGCCTATTGAAAGCCAGCTTTTAAAAATTGGAAATTCATTAGAATCAGCATCAAGAATGTTAGGCAAAAATTCTACACAAACATTTTTTAAGATAACTTTACCACTTCTTCGCCCTGCCATGCTAACAGCTTTACTCTTGGTTTTTGTTGATGTGAGTAAAGAATTACCTTTAACACTTATTTTACGACCTTTCAATTATGATACCTTAGCCACAAAAGCATACGAACTTGCAGACCAAGAATTTGTAGCTCAATCGGCTTTACCTGCCTTGTTGATTATCTTGATAAGTCTTTTACCTGCTATTTTGCTTTCTCAAATAAGTAAAAAGAAATAG
- the nspC gene encoding carboxynorspermidine decarboxylase — protein MIDISQIPSPCFVLEERLLRRNLEILDSVQKRTGAHIICALKGFSMFSTFPLVRQYLHGCTSSSLYEARLAFEEFGQEVHAYAPAYTEKEFDEIMTYVNHISFNSLSQYERFKGKLNQNEAKTGKKISAGLRINPEYSEVETDLYNPCVPGSRFGLTFDKIGESLPEGIEGLHFHTLCEQGSDTLERTLIHVEEKFGHLLHQAKWLNMGGGHHITRKDYDVELLVKLLNRIKEKYNVQVILEPGEAVGWQTGYLVASVQDIIDSRGINVAILDVSFTAHMPDCLEMPYKPKIWDSEDATTSSKSEGKHVYRFGGSTCLAGDFIGMGDYAFENELKINDKIVFDDMIHYTMVKTSTFNGVPHPSIGIWKESNQFQLVREIGYEMFKNKLS, from the coding sequence ATGATAGATATTTCTCAAATTCCTTCGCCTTGTTTTGTTTTGGAAGAACGTCTTCTTCGCAGAAATTTAGAAATTTTGGATAGTGTCCAAAAACGCACAGGAGCGCATATTATTTGTGCTTTGAAAGGCTTTTCGATGTTTAGTACTTTTCCTTTGGTGCGCCAATATTTGCATGGTTGTACGTCTAGTTCGCTTTATGAGGCTCGTTTGGCTTTTGAAGAATTTGGACAAGAAGTTCACGCCTACGCACCTGCTTATACAGAAAAAGAATTTGATGAAATTATGACGTATGTAAATCATATTAGTTTCAATTCACTTTCGCAGTATGAACGTTTTAAGGGTAAATTAAATCAAAATGAAGCTAAAACAGGTAAAAAAATATCAGCAGGTTTGCGCATCAATCCAGAATACTCCGAAGTAGAAACCGATTTGTATAACCCTTGTGTGCCAGGGTCTCGCTTCGGACTTACCTTTGATAAAATAGGAGAAAGTCTTCCAGAAGGAATTGAAGGACTGCACTTTCATACACTTTGTGAGCAAGGTTCTGACACACTTGAACGCACACTTATCCATGTAGAAGAAAAATTTGGGCATCTTTTGCACCAAGCAAAATGGCTAAATATGGGAGGTGGACATCATATCACAAGAAAAGATTATGATGTAGAGCTTTTAGTAAAACTTTTGAATAGAATAAAAGAAAAATATAATGTTCAAGTTATCCTAGAACCAGGAGAAGCTGTCGGCTGGCAAACAGGTTATTTGGTAGCTTCTGTTCAAGATATTATTGATAGCAGAGGAATTAATGTAGCAATTTTAGATGTTTCTTTTACAGCTCACATGCCTGACTGTTTGGAAATGCCTTACAAACCTAAAATTTGGGATTCGGAAGATGCTACGACAAGTTCGAAGAGTGAAGGAAAACACGTTTATCGTTTTGGAGGCTCTACTTGTTTAGCTGGAGATTTTATCGGAATGGGAGACTATGCTTTTGAAAATGAATTGAAAATCAATGATAAAATTGTGTTTGATGATATGATTCATTACACAATGGTCAAAACTTCTACTTTTAATGGCGTTCCACATCCGAGTATTGGAATTTGGAAGGAAAGCAATCAATTTCAGTTAGTCAGAGAAATTGGTTATGAAATGTTTAAGAATAAGTTGTCTTAA
- a CDS encoding DNA alkylation repair protein, with protein sequence MNIFIQTLQTEFEENANSKIALEQKAYMRNQFEYYGIKTPKRREITKPFLNKKFLPKKSDLESYVKILWQKPQRDYHYFAQELAFKYTKELDKKDIELFEFMVTHNSWWDTVDFIAPKLISAYFKTYPKERDAYIKKWIASENIWLQRSALLFQLKDKEKIDTNLLTFVIHSLINSKIGSKEFFINKAIGWILREYSKTNPDWVVNFVQTNDLRNLSRREALRLIKK encoded by the coding sequence ATGAATATATTTATACAAACCTTACAAACTGAATTTGAAGAAAATGCAAATTCTAAAATTGCCTTAGAGCAAAAAGCATACATGCGAAATCAGTTTGAGTATTATGGTATCAAAACTCCCAAAAGAAGAGAAATCACAAAGCCTTTTCTAAATAAAAAATTCTTACCTAAAAAAAGTGATTTAGAAAGTTATGTAAAAATTTTATGGCAAAAACCACAACGAGATTATCATTATTTTGCACAAGAACTAGCCTTCAAATACACAAAAGAACTTGATAAAAAAGATATAGAGCTTTTTGAGTTTATGGTTACACATAATTCATGGTGGGATACAGTAGATTTTATTGCACCAAAACTCATCAGTGCCTATTTCAAAACATATCCAAAAGAAAGAGATGCCTATATAAAAAAATGGATTGCTTCTGAAAATATTTGGTTACAACGTTCTGCGTTATTATTTCAACTCAAAGACAAAGAAAAAATAGATACCAATTTACTTACTTTCGTTATTCATTCTTTAATAAATTCAAAGATAGGTTCAAAGGAGTTTTTTATCAATAAAGCCATTGGTTGGATTTTGAGAGAATACAGCAAAACAAATCCTGATTGGGTAGTTAATTTTGTCCAAACAAATGACTTGAGGAATTTGAGTAGAAGAGAGGCTTTGCGATTAATAAAAAAATGA